TCGCCTTGTTTGACTTCTTCAATGATGCTTTTTTGTAATTGATCTTTGATGATGTTGTGGTACTTGTCGAGTAAGCCGTAGTGTTTTTTGAGAGTGTTTACGGTGGACCTGAGCCGCGACGTTGCCATATTGAAGTTAACCAAAAGTTGTGAAGTGTCCTCTTTCGAGGGCAGTCGAACCATATAACGTCCTTCTTCCGGGCTGAAGCACACAGTGTCGTTGAATTTTTGGAGACACCTTTCGCCGTCAGATTGAGAGACATCGTCAATTATTCCGACGGATTCGAGCGACCAAAACTTTTGTAGCAGTTCTTCCAATTTGTGGTGTTGAATTGGGTTATCCAGCGTATCGATACAGCTTAGCGCCATAGCAAATTGATGAGTATGGAGAGGTTTTCCACTGATGATATTTCCGAGTCTGGTATGGACGAGATCGTATCTGTTTGGAAGTTTCTCTACATAGAAGTTATTTGACATTAGGAGCTCCCAGAAGTAATCACTGCCACAATCACAATTACTAAACCTCGTTGAGTGGTGGTGCTGCAAGCTGGCATATCTACACGTATGTGGTCTTTCGCTAATCCCATTTGCATTGGCTGGGTAAGAAATGACAGTGTGCGGACCTTTAGCATGATGCTGTCATCGTTTTCTAGTAGAAGACCGACGGTAGTCCTCGATGACGGGTGAATTTGGTCTTCATCGTTACGAAATGTTTGCAGTGAGAGAGGTTGTTCTTCCTCTATCTTCAGATTTAAGTCGGTGGCGATTTGCTTTTTGATCATCGTTATGGAGGCTCCGCAGTCAAAGAAGGCAGTAGTGCGTATCCTTCTTAGTGGCTCATCAGGATTGAAGAGCGTGATAGGAGTACACATGAGGAGATATGTTGTCGGGGTAGTGAGAAAGTTGACGGTATTCGCAGCGTGGAGGTTGAAGATATCTTTGGAGTTGCTACCTTAGTCATGACGTTCTTGGACCGAAGTTTAAGCTTGATGAGAGGCGATGGGATATGGACAGTGGGAAGGCGGAAGCATCTGCTGCGATTGGGTATGAAGTTGGCTTCGATGAGACAGTGAGGAAGGCTGTTGGGTCATCGCTCGCTGTCCCTGGTCACCTTGTCTCGATGAATACTGAGAGCATACAGATGACGTCTTGAGCAGTATATACAGGAGCGTTTGGATGAGCACTCCTTGGTAACGTGCTTAGAAGAGAGGCAGTTGTAGCACAATCGTTTTGATTTGATGATCGCTATCCTGTCTTTTGCAGTTTTGTAAACGGAACATGTCGTCGAATTATGAAGAGTGCTGCAACTAAAGGAGCAAGGTTTATTTTGCAGATGAGATTTCCATTTTGGAAGTGAACCTGGTCCTTGAAGGGAGGTTTTCTTAGCTTGGTGCTGTAGTAGCGCATATGCTGGAGCGTGGTGGCTACgatcttccattttttccagtgTTGCCTCCTTCCGAACTATCTTAGTGAGGAGTCGAAGAAGTTCTGTCGGCACCAGATTTTCGGTATTTCCACATTGGTCGTAAATACGACTTCAAATACGTCGGGGAAGTTTATTTAGTAGAATTGCTCCAAGAGCGTATTCTTTTGAGCCGTCCTCGTATGTGGTAACTGACGTACAAGGGGGAACATTTGAGAGTAGAGAGAGAAAAGGTTTCGTCCATTTTTGTCGCAAGGTGGAAGAAAGGCTAGACGAGTGTAGAGAATATGCCTCGTTGTGACATGACCGTCGAAATGATTCTTGAGAATTTCGACGGCTACTGAATAATTCGCAGAGGTAACAGAGAGTACTTGCATCCACAAAAGGTAAATTGGAAGGTTCCACATGCTGGATAGGAGTATGTACTTGAACGGATGAAACAGCAGTAAGCTGTGGGATGGGGAATGTTGATAACGGTTCGGAGAACTGCTGGGAATTGGCCTCTGATTCCGTATAGGGTTCGAATTGTAACTGTCGTCGTTGCAGTTGTGTCTCGATTTGTGGACGTTCGTCGTCTAATTTCTGCAATGTAGAAACAGCATCATTGATCGTTCACGGAAATCGCAATACTTGGAAATATAGGTGTGTAGAATGTAGAGTAGAAATAGAAGGATGCCTTCTTCTTCTGGATGGGATTCCATTAGTTTCTGCCAAATCGTCCACCAGCGGTTCATGCGGGAGTATACTCGAAACAATGAATCGTGGGCCGAGGTGTGGCTTTCGTATACATTCAAGAGCTCGTTATCGGTTAGGGTCTGGATCTACGTTAGTTTGTTTGCTAAATTAGAATGgtgattttctaacaacgttttcttctttttcgtaaaggaaatttaggctaaagattcatagttttctttgcaaacgcgtcagttctgcACTTGGAGAACATACAAATTTCATCTATGAGCGctctttcgataccaatgGAACATAGACACgacttggaatcattactcaaagtatagtATTCCTCTTGTATCCCCCAACAATTATCACAaaatgatgtttcacataaaatgaagtgaatgacatcatcgAACCGacaaagatagcgttccacatgAGATCATTtaaacagttggctactatataGGCCGCTGTTTGCATTCACGTTCCCACTTTCCgaagaacggaggagtcgtacaggtgaaaagcaacgcagaaagtgaaaacgactatgaaacgtttgcGTCGttccatttaccttttgcgaacCCATTCTATAAGTATCTATCATTCTATAGGtagccggtggatccgtcgcacctcctttttcaaatttcgtgactgacacatacacgcgtgacagaataaccccgttattatatatcatgataagATATATATCAAAGTAATAAGGATGGTTAATGAAGGATGAAGGGAACGTGATTGCGATAATATTATAATGaagttatttaatttattttatttttatttatttatttaataaattgAAGTTATTTATACGTGCCAGATTTTATCATAGAGCTATATCAGATATATCAACCGCATAGTCTTGGGATCTACTTGACATAGCTCGTCCACAAGAAAACATGAGgacatttcacatttctgcTATACCGTAGAGTCTTTTCGTCCTCTGTGGGTCCGCATGGGCGAAGGGGTTAAGTATGAATGTCTTCCTCCCGCCTTCCTTCTGATTGGATGATATCGCGCTTGATCTTCCTTACTTGCATAATCGAGTCATCAACAGAGGTTTCCAATGCTGGTCTTTGCAAGTTCTTTGCAACAAACGCGTGGGCTACAGTTGACGGCTTTGCATCCACCAAGTTGTGTTGAGCTGCCTCCttagttttcttcaaacatgTCGTGCACGGGATGAGCCAACGTGATACATCTGGTTTGCCGCGTGGACTCGATAAATTAAGCTTCAGAAAGCTACAGGCATCCTTCTCTTTTAGCTTTTTCCATGCGGAGTTCTAGCCCTTACAGAACAGTGTCACTTCTGTCCTATTCTCTGTAAtgaagtttgttaacaatcagGCTCTTGCTTCAAATTAACCATCGATAAAATGAAGGCaagaatccgaaaaaaaggTCTATGCTTTACTAAGGTGGTATGCGGCAAGACGAAAAGATCTTCTCTAGTCCTCAACGATAAAGTAGTAGAGTCGCTGTCGGAAGTCGAGACAACCATATCAATGTAAAGGGATTAGTGCAACACTCTCTTGAAACTGTATGCGCCGTCAGCTCTTGACCTCTTGACCGCCTAATGACCTAAAGACGCAGCGAGCAACCACCGACAGCTTCCAAACGTCGAAGAAAGGAAACTCCGTTGAAGACCACTAAATTAGCGcgaaaattctaaaatctatTCCTCCGTCTGTGTTTCGTGAACTAGCGAGGATCATTCAGCCAATATAGATTGGCGAAACTGTGCAGCCACGCTGACTCGTGGAGCCACGCTGTCATAGTTTCCCTCCGCAAGAAGTTACTCATCACGGATTCACTAAATTATCTAGAAGTACAAGAAAAATCtcattgctgcgtgttatgtacaaagtTGTCGAGCGGAAAATCTTAcgaaacatcgcgaagaaacaatcTGCGACAGCTAGGCTGGCCTTGCTCTTTGCCTA
The Necator americanus strain Aroian chromosome I, whole genome shotgun sequence genome window above contains:
- a CDS encoding hypothetical protein (NECATOR_CHRI.G3367.T1), translating into MCTPITLFNPDEPLRRIRTTAFFDCGASITMIKKQIATDLNLKIEEEQPLSLQTFRNDEDQIHPSSRTTVGLLLENDDSIMLKVRTLSFLTQPMQMGLAKDHIRVDMPACSTTTQRGLVIVIVAVITSGSS
- a CDS encoding hypothetical protein (NECATOR_CHRI.G3367.T2), translated to MCTPITLFNPDEPLRRIRTTAFFDCGASITMIKKQIATDLNLKIEEEQPLSLQTFRNDEDQIHPSSRTTVGLLLENDDSIMLKVRTLSFLTQPMQMGLAKDHIRVDMPACSTTTQREKLPNRYDLVHTRLGNIISGKPLHTHQFAMALSCIDTLDNPIQHHKLEELLQKFWSLESVGIIDDVSQSDGERCLQKFNDTVCFSPEEGRYMVRLPSKEDTSQLLVNFNMATSRLRGPVLLPEIAGILTRIRFMNILIIGDIEKAFLMVETSRVFYGFEILHLEYRRATSSRTPSRKYLLELRLPRKLHLGDSKNLCYELHVFTDAPRIAYSAVAFLVTYEDKTKKNASLLMSKSRLASLQAAATIPRLELSALPIGAKLTNFLKTQINTPIQKCYIWSDSKVALQWSKCEKSLPVFINNRVNTTRTNAPSDILRYVPSNLNAADIGSKGIAVKDLLHSE